Genomic segment of Pseudothermotoga hypogea DSM 11164 = NBRC 106472:
TTCTCGAGGGGCATCAAGAGGACACGTCCGTCTTTAAAGCCAACAACCTCACAGAGCGCCTTCCTCGATTCGAGGTCAACCTCACAAACTTCGCCCAGAAACGCATCCGGACCAATGGATTCAACGGTCAAGCCCACGATCCTGACAATCTTTCCGTTGTACTTTGGAAACTCAGTGCTGTTGAGTTTCTCTTTGAACTGTCTGAGAAACTTCGCTGGTTCCGACAGGGCCAAAGACCTCCTCTATCAGCTTCTCCACTAACATGACGGCTGCCCTTTTGGTTCCATTGAGGACTCCAAGTTCCGTATCTACGAGCACCTCTCCTGGTTTCAAAGATGAGGATCGAACGACCTCGAAACCCATTTCTTCGCACTGCTTCAGAATTTCTGGAAAACTCTCTGCGTCTTTTTCACTGAGTATCACTTTGGCGTTTTTGACCTCGGATAATTTCGCAAAAATCCTGTTCATCTTCTGTCGGAAATCAACCTCGTCGAGAGACTTGAAAGCGATCTTTTCTATCAGGATTCTCAGCACATCGATCAGCTCTTTGAATATTTCTTCCCTCTCGTCTTCAAGCTGCTTTTGAAAGTTCGACATTAAGATGTTGAGCCGCTGAGAAAGTTCTCCTAAATGTTTTTTAAACTGCTGTCTCTCGAGTTCCATCTCCTGGATCATCTTCTGTCTCTTCTCTTTCGCTTCGTTCAACAGCTTGAACGCTTCGGCTTCAGCCTGGCGAAGAATCTCGTCGGCCTTAGCCTTAGCTTCTTCCAATATTCTTGCCACAGTCGCGGGATCGAACGCGTTGTTTGAATCGTTGCTCTGCCGTTCTTTCCTTCCAATGATACAGGGAGCATCTATGAGGAGCTGTTTCTTCTTGATGATCATACGATCAGTTCCTCACCGCCACCACGCGCAATGACGATCTCTCCAGCTTCTTCGAGTCTTCTGATGACGTTTATGATTTTCTGCTGTGCTTCTTCAACGTCCTTCAACCTGACCGGTCCCATGTACTCGAGTTCGTCCTGCAGGAGTTGTGCAGCCCTCTTGGATATGTTCTTGAAGATCTTCTGCTTGACTTCCTCGGATGCGCCCTTGAGTGCGAGTGCCAGATCACGCGTCTCGACCTCTCTGAGCACGATCTGCACCGATCTATCGTCCAGTTTGACAATGTCTTCGAACACGAACATTCTTCTGCGTATCTCCTCTGCGAGCTCCGGAGAATCGTAAGACAGCTTCTCCATGATCTTCCTCTCGGAACTTCTGTCTATGCTGTTCATGATCTCCGCTGCGGTGTCCACGCCACCGACCTGGCTGAAAGTCTGCATGACGAAACCTGACAGCTTACGCTCGAGATTTTTCTCTATGTCTCTTATCACGTCCGGGGAAGTACGCTCGAGCAGCGCGATCCTCTTTATTACTTCGATCTGCAGTTCTTCTGGAAACGCCGAGAGGATCTTACCTGCGAGCTGAGGTTCGAGATAGCTCAGTATCACCGCAATGGTTTGCGGATGCTCGTTCTGAAGGAAGTTCACCAACTGCAGAGGGTCCGCCTGTCTCAAGAAATCGAACGGCTTCACCTGAAGGTTCGAAACGAGCCGTTCTATGATCTTCATCGCCTTCTCGGGTCCAAACGCCTTTTGAAGCACCTCTTTCGC
This window contains:
- a CDS encoding FliH/SctL family protein, which gives rise to MIIKKKQLLIDAPCIIGRKERQSNDSNNAFDPATVARILEEAKAKADEILRQAEAEAFKLLNEAKEKRQKMIQEMELERQQFKKHLGELSQRLNILMSNFQKQLEDEREEIFKELIDVLRILIEKIAFKSLDEVDFRQKMNRIFAKLSEVKNAKVILSEKDAESFPEILKQCEEMGFEVVRSSSLKPGEVLVDTELGVLNGTKRAAVMLVEKLIEEVFGPVGTSEVSQTVQRETQQH
- the fliG gene encoding flagellar motor switch protein FliG, with the protein product MPEKKQLTGKRKAAILLVMLGPEKAALVLKHLDESDVEQLTIEIANLGKITDEEKKQVLTEFQDIANARQMIAQGGIEYAKEVLQKAFGPEKAMKIIERLVSNLQVKPFDFLRQADPLQLVNFLQNEHPQTIAVILSYLEPQLAGKILSAFPEELQIEVIKRIALLERTSPDVIRDIEKNLERKLSGFVMQTFSQVGGVDTAAEIMNSIDRSSERKIMEKLSYDSPELAEEIRRRMFVFEDIVKLDDRSVQIVLREVETRDLALALKGASEEVKQKIFKNISKRAAQLLQDELEYMGPVRLKDVEEAQQKIINVIRRLEEAGEIVIARGGGEELIV